TAACTAATTAATTTTGACTAttgggaacaaatattttaacaacacgaacaaaaaaattttttctaaaaaaattaaacatggccaacaaataataatatactatgaacaaaatattaaacatcgtAAATATTTGATTGCATAGAATAAATAATGAAAAATGCATATCACGAATAAATGGATCAACatagaacaatttaatctatgaagagaacaaataatttggcattgcaaataaattttttacatgcaaaaaataattttgtatGAAAACAAATACAACTACATAGTAAATAATATTCTTATGAgtgaacaatttaatctacaaagaaAGCTAAGTTAATCTCGATAAAAAGAAAGCCTATGATAATAATAAAAATGAATATAGATAGAGAATTAAAGGAGAAAAGCTAAACAAAAATTagaagaaagaaataaaaaataagaattaaagaaatagaaaataacGTTAATGTTGAAACTACCTTTAAGCCTCGGCCAAAAAGAGACAGGAAAAAAACGAAAATGAACCAAAAcaggaagaaaaataaatagaaagaaaaaactTCCTATTGGTTCCTGAAGGTGTGTGCGCGGTGGGCTGGTTTGTGGCTTGATTGCTTCTGTTTGCCTATTTCTCACGCGGATTAAGGCCTGCAGTTTCATGACCCGCTCAAACATGCATAACTACAGCCCAATTGGCTGCTGTTGGGCCATGCAGGGCTATTGCGCTATATACTTGGGGACTATATTGGGCCTAATAACTATAACGGCCCGTTTTTGCGCTCCAGGCGATGGAATCTACAATTGTAGCGTGCGCGAAGTATAACCACCGCGACCAACAGCTCCCAGAATATTGGTTAAAAAAGTTGAACTGCTAACACATCATCATCCGTGTGCTCATATAGTTCGACATGTCAGATCGTTGTGAAGAAAGAAAATCGGACGCTATCACCCGTTTTCATCGTAGTGGCTGCTTTCTCTGccgcaggggcgaagccagaaaATTTTGTCGCCGGTGTCAGTGCAGAGTACTTATGATAGTGTGATTCTACAATCTCATAGataatataataaaaaataaatagtgATACATATCATTTTGTTTTGCAATAGCATTCCCTTTACAACTTCAATTTCTCTACGATTATGGCCATCCATCTTGTGAAAGAGCACAATAACATCATCATTTGGAACGGTAGCTAGAAATCCTTGTTCGACAAAGCATAtgatgcaatcattcaaaaatccatcaCCGATCCGATTACGCAGTATGGTCTTCACAATTTTCATCGCTGAAAAGCACCTCTCCACTGATGCAGTAGCGATAGGAAGAACAAGTACGAGCTTCAGTAGACGATATaccaaaggaaaggaaagatgTTTAGTTGTTTGCACCATCATCCTACCAAGCTCTGAAATACTATAAAATTAGTGAGGACAATTAACCCAAGAGTGGAGAGAGTGTGCGGGAAATCAGATTATGCAACAACCACTATAATAAGTTACCAAAATAATTAATCCCTAACCTGACATTTTGCTTTTGCTAGAAAAATGAATTGAAGAAGCTAACAAGGCTCTTCCTGTCCACTTTTATCTGACGTCAAAACACCAGTAGCTAGCCGATTGAAACAATAAACATTCATACTTCAGAAATTGAACTGAGATTGCACTGGAGATTTGAAGAATTGAGGTTTTGTGGCAATCAGTACCTGATCTCTGAGGCTCAGAGCTGCAGACCCACGGTCGAGGCTGCAGAAGCGGAGGAGTCGCCGGTTACCATGGTGCCGCCGTCATCGCGAAGGCAGAACCGAGAAGACGCCGGCAGGAAATTGGAAACCAAGCGTCGCTGTGTTGGacggcggtttttttatttttttattttttatttctgttttttacaaaaatatattttcgatttggaaatttacagaaatcgGGAGGCCGGGATCTGGCcccccggctgccgggcggcaggggcttacctgcaaaaaaaagacgaaaaaaattgcagacaggtccctggggaccggtcgcccggcatctgggtggccggcctcccaggccgcccggctgcggggcggcctgccttttttttgcaatttagcccttttcgcgaaataatttcacatatgtgctttttttgtaactttttgcagaaatagaccctggggtcggcgctgtaatatgtggcgccgagataacacgtcttggtgccacagatcacggcgccgaggtgccacgcacgcacgcacaagcaatctagtgaatcttcgaacttgcctttaatattttcggacattttcaggagactagaatactgtgaaccacacatcaaatataacggtaagaattaagaactaaaaactacattacacaatataaaccataggaattatatcataatacaacgttaatgaaacacacatcagacatgcagtggcatggcagaacccgttgcaactacggtaaacaaaTTCTGAACTAAGCTAACATGACTTAGATAATttagaaaaacacaacaaacacaacgatgcagcatgtgactagcactaggtagtcctagtagccatatccccacgtagcaaactgcgttgagccttctccgcagtatccacccattgcaggtggtgcaggcggtggtgccggaggggcagggcccttcttcttgtgacaagggcagttgcagtaaggaatagtgcatgattaatcctgtgaagcggcagcattgctggtatcatcatcttcgtcgtctttgttaccctcgctcaattcctcgtaatggtttaccttgcattccagatcaaagatttttatctggaggtactcgatgaactcctgaactgaatcaattggtgcaggatcgacccacctggtaaaaccacagttttctggagcatctgaagactgcaaaataaattttatgtAAGGTATCTCaacgaagataaagaaataaaacaaccgagtattacccatgcgtgtgggcatttgaagaaacgccgaccaccatccatcccgtcggtgcacatctgtaCTAAGCAGtactcaccatgtctgcattttggtcACGGTtgtctacggttatcgtattgtcgtagaggagtttcattggtaaattcactcttgtgctgtggcggaaactcaaacactggttccggaaaggaatcaggtccaagaggcccctcccatattatggggtctccctttcttccaccttttcctttcccaaaaccgtagtaattcttcccgctagacccacctccagacattgggtatacaatgagcttttgtttgagtgctgctgggagttcacaaacttcggagtatttataggcgcacaaaggtttgatacccggagtgtggagtgtaaatggacctgaaaagcctacatgacaacacagtgaagaggctagctgaccgaaCACTGAAAATGCTAGATTCAATTAtcgaactgactactcgatgcatctctgtgcatgcagagcatctaagtgcatgcagactcacagcactgcatcgctaccgctcggtcgatcgtgcctagatgccgccttccccactacacgccacaaaccttcgctgtagaatgacagttccgtcgtcctcgcccgagagactgctttgaatgtgagctggtgtggttgccgtgttgtcacatctttttgaaatggtaaAAAGGCACTACTATTGggctgtcgtcttttgtcacgtttgtctgggcaaacaatgcaACATAtgcgaaacccgtgatcgccgtgctgagcagtggcaacctgtgatctcgtactcgcagctagatacactatggtccctattttgagctatacgagcgtgtcacgaagtttactctgtatgcggtagtcgtcatcatcatcggcgggatctcggccgctaactcctcccgcaactaacttgtccttcattaaatcatgaaaaaaatTCGCAAGAGCTTCCCTTATtgcacgagcattatggaacccacaaacataacaagttcacatcaataatatctatagaaacaaatgacaagtaaactaccacaatcataaacaaccATAATCCGAACAGTCGAAACAGTCCATAATGCCGTCGGAGAAACAAGTGCAAACAACTAACCACCCCTACCATTCCGACCTCTCTTACATTGTGCGTGTATGTGATCTGTAGGGTAGCTATGACGTTCCGGTGGCCCCACGTTTCTGGCAGGACGGCGTAACtgagccagaggtgtatgcaagCTGGGATCATCGTCCTGGGCAGGCGTAGCAAACAACCGTGTAAACTCGTCCAAGGAGGCCGCGGCGTTGTCTTTAGACCACCCTacagatcacaaaaaaaaatttaagcaaCATTCAAAAGGTGAATGCAATTCCATACAAATTATTGTACGTACCCTGTGttagaggaggtggtggtggtggataggaagaagcttcttcatatcctcctggtgacggcatagggtgatacgaagatggccccgctccggtgaactgttgtgatcctgagtataaataataacgtatgagccttcgaccataaaacataaacaaataaaattatgcaccacatatttacctaaagtccctccagcatgtggcatagaggtaaactgggttccatgaaatggagccccttgcgAGGCACCTGGCCCTCCATAGGGCTGAGAACCGGGGTATCCATACCCTGTGTGGAGTCATATTTAAATAATGCATATAAACATACGGATCggtaaatatcacaccatacCTTCTGCCTGTCGGTGGTATAAGGGAGGCTGTTGCCGTGCGGGACCACAAGGAACCGACGTCGACGCTTGCGACGATCCGTAGGAATCCTTGTACTCCTTCCGCGTACCAAAGGCCTGAAGCATACCTCGGGCTCTATCACATTGAGTggtccaggcctcgagttgtgccggcacgctcatcgtagacccgccatgaatccttattacattcagtgagcaatctaattcaagcagCCTACATGCCTCGaactgcaacaaaaaaaacttagtatacaaatattaaaagatcgaaaatgccgtcaacatttactcaccgccccagctaatgcctcatccctgtgtcttgcatagcgatcctgcgaagttgcaacatgcggctgtggatgcATGCCAACATACGTCAAACGGCAACGAGTCTTCGGTTCGTACCAGGTCAGGTACGCCCGAAACGAAGGCTCCGTGTGTGGAACGGTATCCTCAGCCAACTGCTCGTCTgcatcatcccacgcagccacccatggttgtaatctagtgacccacattgtcgagaaaggatgtccagcccttgataaactgcacgttaaatagaaattagtttcaCATTATTAGTACATGGGTGCTCACAGATTTTTGTTacctatgatcgtggcgctgaacacgatccaacgctgaagacacagggaaagactggcgtcgaccgaactgcctcatgactctatccgggcagtgggcctcaactgcaatgtcgtacaccaaagctgcagtagtcatccataGGCCCTGGTTCTGTGTGCacaccgaagatatcccaagcggtgcacgtgcggctatagccgaaggactgtatggctcccacacaatgtcttctggggtcaatcgatcaaattcggcaacaaactcaggataagaccgccgggtctgtacatgtgcccatgttttctgcaaaaataaaaattatgtgtccataaAAAAGGTATTGAGGGAACAATATATGACCATAGTACGcatagaatataaatttttatcgggtccatacctgtcgagagtaccagagagtccccatggtgggtctgtcgtcctccatgtcaccgtacatatccggcgtgtacggtgactggtcaatcatgggacgaccgatagcaatcctctcgtaagaccaaagttgtagcagaattgggcaccccgttaggacagcattcctatcattctgccgtgatgccttgcagagtccacgatatgtgcatgcaagagccgctgaaccccaactatataagggtatggcatcctcatctgcatcagcgatctcctgtgcgtaggGCAGAAGCACCATATCCACACAGtgcccgtgtgagttgttgaacaggATGTACCCAAATAACCACAGCAGGTATgcctcgagtgatctagtcacgCTATAGTCATCAGCATGAGCTGCCAACAGATCCGGCTGCAATGAAGTATgaacattgagaataagaaacacatgagttatttcaaagccataaaatacatcaacacatcgttttgtacgaaattgtacctgaaactataggagccatgacttggaagggcctttcgactgtgggtgctcattgaaatcttcaggatcaatcgtggtggcaacaTCTGCAAAACGTTCCTCAAGATCCTCCAGGCACGTAGAAGGTACCACACGGGGCCCAACAGCGTCTCCGGTGATAGGAAGaccaagcagcatcgcaacgtcctgcagggtcggtgccatctccccacaagggaggtggaacgtgtgtctcaggtctccatctgtcaacgagagctGAAAATAGAGACAtgtctagcttcaccaaagcactctcagcaagacgagccacagtgagaagacctgcctcgctcagcctgcatcatacagtgctcaaatgttaatacattatataacggataaaaacagaaaatataggacatcacctgggcacccatcgtgggtctacagcaaccaactctgcaggtggacgtggacgcaacACGTTTAGTTCTGGGTGCTGAACCttcgcaaggaaggaccggtgacccgagtctattgttgggtccagcaacgcaggagtaaccccggtcatacctaccacgtaagatcaaaacaatacaatacaatcacatacatctaaatatttctaatatttccttatatttcctaaataatttataagattttctaaccattaataataatttctaatattttgtaacattttagaaattttctaatattatcttgtaATTTTTaacattaattaattagattgctaatgtactatatcaacgctaatcactacaagtaactacacctaaatgtatcactaatcagtcctaataataattaaaatgattgctaatctactgtttcaacaacatagtttctataatttttttataattttctaacattttctaacattctctacaattttctataattttctacaatattctaacattctctacaattttctataattgtctacaattttctaacattttctacaattttctaatattttcttgtattttttttattttctaatacttccctaacaattttttagtattttttctaatactaaatctaacacttaatgtactatatcaacgctaatcactataagtaaatgcacctaaatgtaccactaatcactcctaacaataattgaattgattgctaatctactgtttcaaaaaaataattacaacataatctatttataaaatatggaaaattttagttacctaaagtcgccggcttgaaaatccgacagggcttcgccgctccctcacccctcatctccctccctccctctcttttctttttttctggatttttagtaaggcaaatgaggggggaggggcagccaacaccttatatagggcgggggggggggggggggggcggctgccccgcagccgggcggcctgggaggccggccgcccagctgccagGCGACCGGTCCCCagggacctgtctgcaattttttttgtctttttttgcagataagcccctgccgcccggctgtCGGGCGGCCAGGTGCCGggcggggtatatttctgtaaatttccaaatcgaaaatatatttttgtaaaaaacagaaataaaaaatataaaaataaaaaaccgcgTGTTGGACGGGCAGCTGCAGAGCGCTCCTAAAACAAGAGGCCCCCTTGTGGTTGTGCCCTGTGATGGGCCGTTGGCCCATTGCCCATTGCTCACTGAGTTTAATTGGCAGAGATTAGATGGGCAGGATGTGTGGCACTCTGGCTGGCTCGTGGGCTGCCGATGTCAACACTTCTTTTTACCGGTGTCATAGCAGGTAATACATGTATGCGTACAAGAGTTTTTGCCAAGTTATGTTGTCAGCTGACAACGTTAATTGAAcatagctccgccactgctctgCCGCCGGCCAGCGGCGCACGCAGCCAAGCGGCCAGGACAGCCAGAGCCATGTCGGCAAAAATTGGAGTCCTGTACGAAATTCTAAACTGAGTTAAATCATTTAGTCTTTGTTCTTTTTTACGTTTTTGGCTAACGGAATCATATTTTCTGTATTGATTTGCAGAACACATGACTTCAATCGATAGATCGTTCCAACATaaataaaattataataaatCTTAGAAATAATTTAAAGTATACAAGTACATGTAGTCAGTTAGGGAATTAAAAAACATCTATTCTATTTACTTTCAACTTGAGCTGATCGCCTGATGCCCTGATGGCCTGATCGATCGGCCTATTCCTATGTGGCTCTGCTTGGTGCCTGCGCTGGGGCTGTCGCCACTTGCCCGACGGTGGTGACGCCTGCGGCCTGCCTTGGCCTTGCCGTGCGCCGTCTAGGATCCTTGGCCTCGCCGCCTCGGTGTTATTGCGTACTCGCGTTGAGCAGGGAGGGACGGTGTCACAGTGATTCGTGATTGATTTGATCAGTCAGGTGAAGAGTCAGAGCGACAGCAAAGGCAAGAATAGCGGCAGACAACCTAGGAGTCATGGGCTTTATTTTGGGCATTTGTACATTTAGACCAGTAGGAAGAAGGCAAGGAGAGCTGGACTGCTTAATGGGCCACTTGAAATCTAGAGCCCAGAATTTTGGGGGCCTGTGCGGCCACACGGACCGCACCCCCTTAGGCTCGGGCTTGGGACAGAACCGCTGTCGGCCAGTTTCTCCCTTGCCACAATGTGACATTGGTGAGAACAAAAACAAAGATGGAGAGGCCACTGGGACCCCCACACCTTCGCCATCGACCAGACCGGAGGCGGGGTGCAGAGGAGCGCAGGCGGTAGTCGGAAGGGCTAAGGGCCGTTTGGGAGCCCTTCGGCTCCGGCTCCACATGTCACTTCGGCATCGGAGAAGTCG
The Panicum virgatum strain AP13 chromosome 6N, P.virgatum_v5, whole genome shotgun sequence genome window above contains:
- the LOC120680149 gene encoding uncharacterized protein LOC120680149, with protein sequence MTTAALVYDIAVEAHCPDRVMRQFGRRQSFPVSSALDRVQRHDHSLSRAGHPFSTMWVTRLQPWVAAWDDADEQLAEDTVPHTEPSFRAYLTCSRHVGCLN